The nucleotide window TAAAAAAGATTTTCGATACAAAAAACTTTCTATCTACGAATTACAAGGTGACAAGAAAAAAAGCCAAGCATATTTAAAAGAAATGCAGACGCTGTATCCCAAAGATTCCGAATTTAAACTGCATTATTTTATCGAGGACACCAAAAACGATTCAGACCGCATCGGAATCAACTACAACTTCACCACATTCGATAGATCAGGTTATGGCCCCTGGCATTTTGGAAGTTTACAATATATCGCGCAACGAAACTGGGGATCAGCAATTGGCAGAATTAATTACTCCAACCGATATGCCAACGGGCAAAGTATGGTCGATGGTATTCAATATGAAGCCGAAAGTTACTTTTTTACAAGTAAAAACAGCTATTCGTATGCAGGTGTTGGTTACAGTAGCGACCCTGTATTCCCAAAATTAAGGCTTGGATATTCCTTTTTTCATAACTTCAAAAAAGGATGGGAAGGCGATTTAGGGATTCGATATATTGATACCGACGACACAAATTTTCCTTCTGCAGTTATTGGAGTCGGGAAATATTTAGGCTCCTATTGGCTCAATCTGAGATCTTATTTCATGTTCGACAACAGTACTGTCTACCCCGTTTTTACACTTACAAGCCGTTATTATTTCAATACCCGCTTTGATTATTTATCTCTGATTGCCGGTTATGGAACTTCGCCTGATGAGCGTACTACCCTTGGCCAAATAGAACAGCGTTTATCTCTTGATTCCTTTAGAATTGGGGGTGGCTACAATCACATATTTGGAGAACATTACATAACAGGATTGCAGATATCCGTAAATAATCAAGAATACACACCTGGTTCAAAACAAATCGAAACCGAAATAGCATTGATGTTCCAATATCAATTTTAAAAAAAAACGGTATAATTTTTGTAAACCATATTGATATTTAGTTCGCTAATAA belongs to Flavobacterium aquiphilum and includes:
- a CDS encoding YaiO family outer membrane beta-barrel protein → MKHKNHIKILFILSLLLGITNNNVVWCQKIDVDSLLNVAIKEVNKDKNYESALKKTQLGIKLAPDYLDFHLLAGRIYQLTSVKDSARYYYNHVIAKNPVYEDAFTYLINMDIEEKNYTDAEIVVDKAITAHPGKKDFRYKKLSIYELQGDKKKSQAYLKEMQTLYPKDSEFKLHYFIEDTKNDSDRIGINYNFTTFDRSGYGPWHFGSLQYIAQRNWGSAIGRINYSNRYANGQSMVDGIQYEAESYFFTSKNSYSYAGVGYSSDPVFPKLRLGYSFFHNFKKGWEGDLGIRYIDTDDTNFPSAVIGVGKYLGSYWLNLRSYFMFDNSTVYPVFTLTSRYYFNTRFDYLSLIAGYGTSPDERTTLGQIEQRLSLDSFRIGGGYNHIFGEHYITGLQISVNNQEYTPGSKQIETEIALMFQYQF